Proteins from a genomic interval of Apium graveolens cultivar Ventura unplaced genomic scaffold, ASM990537v1 ctg7241, whole genome shotgun sequence:
- the LOC141703960 gene encoding uncharacterized protein LOC141703960, whose amino-acid sequence METRKQSFEQLQQTTNDALEKLTTMFHKLVTEVQAIKKKDTTTATSSGTGQGSTTIGKETKTYIKLHFPRFSGDDPTGWIYQAEQYFTFQNVAEGDRVNLASFHLDGISLQWHQWVAKSRGLMTWGEFTKALLIRFSPTDYDDPSESLYRLKQGTTVTGYIEAFERLSHRVENLLESFLLGFFIGGLKEDIRLEVKLKKPRTVVDAMGISRLVEEKLSLQRRVPPVTRNSRAEAKEHREKGLCYFCDERYVSRHKCRKPQLFMINEVEDVEASDDQGEEIVEVSPKEDHDEISFHAISVVERFRLTVDTGVKLEVVVVNREKLACVGRVRGLTILIQGYTITTDFFVLPIAACPLVLGVQWLKTLGPIEIDFQNFTLGFRQSGSTHKLQGLKGSEMTSMTPSELMGIEGFSLLLQVSPVDNEPTLQPSPCPEVQELITEFEQVFHEPKGLPSKRFHDHDIPLLPEAKPMSSRPYRHPYLQKAEIEKQVTELLREGLISPSHNPFLSPVFCPSVVWGCSSNYLGHVISSGVMAVETTKVQAVRSWPTPTNAKGVRGFLGLAGYYRKFIQGFGGIAAPLHKLVGNGPFVWDEQAEAAFQALKLALTTTPTLALPDWSHPFTVECDASGVGIGAVLTQKGRPLAYYSAPLKGKMLSWSTYEKEMLAIVKAVRKWRHYLLGRLFVVKTDHVSLKYLMEQRLTTPAQSRWLTKLLGFDYKIEYKSGSLNRGVDALSRKPKFYYLGISYPCSTTWADIREEVRTDPFYLTLPTSFPRQVAGTLVSHDGVWFRDHAILLSSTSPLLSMVLKMCHSSPKVVILGFIGL is encoded by the exons ATGGAAACACGCAAACAATCTTTCGAACAATTACAGCAAACCACTAATGACGCTCTTGAAAAACTGACTACCATGTTCCACAAGTTGGTGACCGAAGTCCAGGCCATTAAGAAAAAGGACACCACCACAGCCACATCTTCCGGGACTGGTCAGGGTAGCACTACCATCGGGAAGGAAACAAAAACTTACATAAAGCTCCATTTTCCCCGATTCAGTGGCGATGATCCTACGGGGTGGATTTACCAGGCCGAACAATATTTCACATTCCAGAACGTGGCAGAAGGGGATCGTGTCAACCTAGCCTCATTCCACCTCGATGGTATATCTTTACAATGGCACCAGTGGGTCGCGAAGTCCCGAGGACTGATGACATGGGGAGAGTTTACTAAGGCACTATTGATCAGGTTCAGTCCGACTGATTATGATGACCCCTCAGAATCCTTATACAGGCTCAAACAGGGTACTACAGTGACAGGGTACATAGAGGCTTTTGAACGACTATCTCACCGTGTTGAAAACCTTCTGGAGTCATTCTTGCTGGGTTTTTTTATAGGTGGCTTGAAGGAAGACATTCGTTTGGAAGTGAAACTCAAGAAACCACGCACCGTAGTGGATGCAATGGGGATATCTCGGTTGGTTGAGGAAAAATTGAGTTTGCAACGACGGGTTCCTCCTGTTACTCGGAATTCCA GAGCAGAGGCCAAAGAACACCGAGAGAAGGGTTTGTGTTACTTTTGTGATGAACGTTATGTGTCGAGGCATAAGTGTCGCAAGCCACAGCTTTTTATGATTAATGAAGTCGAGGATGTTGAAGCCAGTGACGACCAAGGGGAAGAAATAGTGGAGGTTTCCCCAAAGGAGGATCATGATGAAATCTCTTTCCATGCCATCTCAG TTGTGGAGCGATTCAGATTAACAGTGGATACAGGAGTCAAGTTGGAGGTGGTCGTCGTGAATCGAGAGAAGTTGGCATGTGTGGGTAGAGTACGAGGTCTAACCATACTCATCCAGGGCTACACAATAACCACTGATTTCTTTGTGTTACCAATTGCTGCATGCCCGCTTGTCTTAGGTGTCCAGTGGTTGAAGACCTTGGGACCTATCGAGATTGATTTCCAAAACTTCACCTTGGGGTTTCGTCAGTCTGGCTCCACACACAAGTTACAGGGACTAAAGGGTTCGGAGATGACTTCCATGACGCCGAGTGAACTAATGGGAATAGAAGGGTTTTCCTTGCTTCTCCAGGTTTCTCCGGTAGACAACGAGCCTACTCTACAGCCCAGCCCCTGCCCGGAAGTTCAAGAGTTAATAACAGAGTTTGAGCAGGTCTTCCATGAGCCAAAGGGATTACCCTCTAAGCGTTTTCATGACCATGACATACCCTTACTCCCAGAGGCAAAACCCATGAGTTCAAGACCGTACCGTCACCCTTATTTACAAAAGGCAGAAATCGAAAAGCAGGTTACAGAGTTGTTGAGAGAGGGATTGATTAGTCCCAGCCACAACCCATTTTTATCACCAGTTTT TTGTCCAAGTGTTGTTTGGGGTTGTTCAAGTAATTACCTCGGGCATGTCATTTCTTCGGGGGTTATGGCGGTGGAAACGACCAAAGTTCAGGCCGTCCGTTCCTGGCCTACTCCGACCAATGCAAAAGGGGTTCGCGGATTTCTGGGGTTGGCTGGCTATTACCGAAAATTTATCCAGGGGTTCGGTGGTATTGCAGCCCCCTTGCATAAATTAGTGGGAAATGGACCATTTGTATGGGATGAACAGGCAGAGGCAGCATTCCAGGCTTTAAAGCTTGCCTTAACCACCACTCCGACGTTGGCTTTACCTGATTGGTCACACCCTTTTACGGTGGAGTGCGATGCAAGTGGAGTAGGGATAGGGGCCGTTCTCACTCAAAAGGGACGACCTCTGGCCTATTACAGTGCTCCCTTAAAGGGAAAAATGTTGTCTTGGTCCACATATGAGAAAGAAATGTTAGCAATTGTGAAGGCAGTTCGGAAATGGCGTCACTATTTGTTGGGTCGGCTATTTGTGGTGAAAACCGATCACGTTAGTCTAAAGTACTTGATGGAGCAACGACTCACTACACCAGCTCAGTCCCGATGGTTAACCAAGCTTTTGGGTTTTGACTACAAAATAGAATACAAGAGTGGGAGTCTTAATCGAGGCGTCGATGCACTCTCACGTAAACCCAAGTTTTATTATCTTGGTATCTCATACCCTTGTTCTACCACTTGGGCTGACATTCGAGAGGAGGTACGCACTGACCCCTTTTATTTAACATTGCCTACTTCATTCCCTCGTCAAGTGGCAGGAACTCTTGTGTCACACGATGGAGTTTGGTTTCGTGATCATGCTATCCTGTTGAGTTCCACATCTCCTCTATTATCCATGGTGTTGAAGATGTGTCATTCTTCCCCGAAGGTGGTCATTTTGGGTTTCATAGGACTTTAG